One genomic window of Arvicola amphibius chromosome 4, mArvAmp1.2, whole genome shotgun sequence includes the following:
- the LOC119811621 gene encoding disintegrin and metalloproteinase domain-containing protein 25-like, with the protein MQAMGETVVHTRISHLQLMLDILIILSTWPVPGHAQHTNLPEVMIPLRVRSNRTMRAMGWLTYSLHFGGQRHFIYMKAKKFSMSRHLSVFTYTEQGALHKDQPFVQNNCYYHGYVDGDPESIVALTTCLGGFQGVLQINSTVYEVKPKNLSSTFEHLVYKMDSKETQLRPMRCALTEEEIARQMRLQENDNLTLMQSSYEGWWTHKRFLNLALVVDHERILYLNGNLSRVLLEILIIVERINVIFLPLDVEMVLLGIEMWNEGNPVTGSNIASLLNQFCSWKRVSLNNRIQNDITHLFAFCDFYMYLGLAYVGTVCESARNCGIDCLVGPNLVHFGLITAHEMGHNLGMLHDVNYCTCGKEACLMAATDSGIQEFSNCSYAQFWPVYATANCMHKEKKPVSNYKLKVCGDGVVDDGEQCDCGSSEMCKKDPCCMRGCTLRGGAACAFGLCCQDCQIMPSATVCREQDNECDLPEWCDGHSHECPHDVYLLDGSSCKDGGYCYEKRCRNRDEQCQQIFGKGARSAAQRCYREINSQGDRFGNCGIFRGTYLRCNDPDSLCGRVQCENVQVVPLMKEHSTVHWTHLNGVTCWGTDYHWGMTIPDIGHVKDGTECGPEHVCLSRKCVSKSIWESDCSPETCNLKGVCNNLHHCHCNFGWNPPFCLSRGFGGSVDSGPLPRKMEQEQQEKNIMVLISVILIVIFSVFAVKLLLNRPVRSPRKGESSSSISVDNT; encoded by the coding sequence ATGCAGGCTATGGGTGAGACTGTGGTGCACACAAGGATAAGTCATCTGCAACTCATGCTAGACATCTTGATCATTCTCTCAACATGGCCTGTCCCTGGGCATGCTCAACACACCAACCTCCCAGAAGTCATGATACCCTTAAGGGTCAGAAGCAACAGAACAATGCGAGCTATGGGATGGCTGACCTATAGCCTCCACTTTGGGGGCCAGAGACATTTTATCTACATGAAAGCTAAGAAGTTTTCAATGTCTAGACACCTCTCTGTATTCACCTACACGGAACAAGGTGCTCTACACAAGGACCAGCCCTTTGTCCAGAACAATTGCTATTACCATGGCTATGTGGATGGAGATCCCGAATCCATAGTGGCTCTTACCACCTGTTTGGGGGGCTTTCAGGGAGTGTTACAGATAAATAGTACAGTATATGAAGTCAAGCCCAAGAACCTTTCTTCCACGTTTGAACATTTGGTTTACAAGATGGACAGCAAGGAGACGCAACTACGCCCCATGAGATGTGCATTAACAGAAGAGGAGATAGCAAGGCAAATGAGGCTTCAAGAGAATGATAACCTCACGCTGATGCAAAGCAGCTATGAGGGCTGGTGGACCCACAAGCGATTTCTTAACCTGGCATTGGTTGTAGACCATGAGCGAATTCTTTATCTGAACGGCAATCTGTCACGTGTGTTACTGGAAATATTGATCATTGTTGAaagaataaatgtgatttttcttccaCTAGATGTTGAGATGGTTTTACTTGGAATTGAGATGTGGAATGAAGGAAACCCAGTCACTGGGTCTAACATAGCTAGTCTCCTGAACCAATTTTGCTCTTGGAAACGTGTCAGCCTTAATAATCGTATTCAAAATGATATTACACATCTTTTTGCATTTTGTGATTTTTACATGTATCTTGGCTTAGCCTATGTTGGGACTGTTTGTGAGTCAGCTAGAAATTGTGGCATTGATTGTCTGGTAGGACCAAATCTTGTTCACTTTGGACTTATTACAGCACATGAAATGGGTCATAATTTGGGTATGTTGCATGATGTGAACTATTGTACGTGTGGAAAGGAAGCATGCTTAATGGCTGCAACAGACAGTGGCATCCAAGAATTCAGCAACTGCAGTTATGCTCAGTTTTGGCCAGTTTATGCTACTGCCAACTGTATGCACAAGGAaaagaagccagtaagcaactACAAATTAAAAGTCTGTGGGGATGGTGTAGTCGACGATGGAGAGCAGTGTGATTGTGGATCTTCAGAAATGTGTAAAAAGGATCCATGTTGTATGAGGGGCTGTACCCTCAGAGGCGGAGCTGCCTGTGCTTTTGGGCTTTGCTGCCAAGATTGCCAGATCATGCCGTCAGCCACCGTGTGCAGAGAACAGGACAATGAATGCGACCTTCCAGAATGGTGCGACGGACATTCGCACGAGTGCCCTCATGATGTCTATTTGCTTGATGGGAGCTCCTGTAAAGATGGTGGCTACTGCTACGAAAAGAGATGTCGTAACCGAGATGAACAGTGTCAGCAGATCTTTGGCAAAGGAGCCAGGAGCGCGGCTCAGAGATGCTACAGGGAAATCAACAGCCAAGGTGACCGGTTTGGCAACTGTGGTATATTCAGAGGCACGTACTTAAGATGTAATGATCCAGACAGCCTCTGTGGGAGAGTTCAGTGTGAGAATGTACAAGTTGTTCCTTTAATGAAAGAGCATTCCACTGTTCACTGGACTCACCTCAATGGTGTCACCTGTTGGGGAACTGACTACCATTGGGGGATGACAATACCTGACATTGGCCATGTGAAAGACGGCACAGAATGTGGTCCAGAGCACGTGTGCCTTAGTAGGAAGTGTGTCAGTAAATCAATTTGGGAAAGTGATTGTTCACCAGAGACCTGCAATCTGAAAGGGGTCTGCAATAATTTACACCATTGCCACTGCAACTTTGGGTGGAACCCACCCTTTTGCCTTTCCCGTGGTTTTGGAGGGAGTGTTGACAGTGGCCCTCTGCCCAGGAAAATGGAACAAGAGCAGCAGGAGAAAAATATAATGGTATTGATTAGTGTGattcttattgttattttttcagTCTTTGCAGTAAAATTGCTTTTGAATAGGCCTGTCAGATCTCCTAGGAAGGGTGAATCCAGTTCTTCTATCTCAGTTGACAACACTTGA